One region of Esox lucius isolate fEsoLuc1 chromosome 17, fEsoLuc1.pri, whole genome shotgun sequence genomic DNA includes:
- the LOC105016993 gene encoding homeobox protein Hox-C13a yields MTTSLVLHPRWADTLMYVYEKSPNENNQNKNQSMEGLSGNCPATHCRELISHSALGRHSGSLSHQGSVYSDLPSQDGVRQCPAPQTSSSATLNYGYPFGSSYYGCRLSHSHNVNLQQKSCSYHPADKYTENCAALPTEELPSRTKEFAFYPSFASSYQTVPGYLDMSVVPGISAHPEPRHDTLIPMDGYQHWALSNGWDGQVYCSKEQTQSTHLWKSPFPDVVPLQPEVSCYRRGRKKRVPYTKVQLKELEKEYAASKFITKDKRRRISAATNLSERQVTIWFQNRRVKDKKCVCKSKSSSHMHDT; encoded by the exons ATGACGACTTCGCTGGTTTTGCATCCACGCTGGGCGGACACCTTGATGTACGTATATGAAAAAAGCCCGAATGAAAACAATCAGAATAAAAACCAATCCATGGAGGGACTAAGCGGGAATTGTCCTGCTACCCATTGCAGGGAGCTGATCTCTCACTCTGCTTTGGGACGACACTCTGGAAGTTTAAGCCACCAGGGTTCTGTGTACTCGGACCTACCTTCCCAGGACGGCGTGCGACAGTGTCCGGCTCCCCAGACTTCATCTAGTGCTACCTTGAATTATGGCTACCCGTTTGGAAGCTCTTATTACGGGTGTAGGTTGTCACACTCGCACAACGTTAACTTGCAGCAGAAGTCATGCTCGTACCACCCTGCAGATAAGTATACAGAAAACTGCGCGGCACTTCCCACGGAAGAGTTACCAAGTCGGACCAAGGAATTCGCCTTCTACCCAAGTTTTGCCAGCTCATACCAGACTGTCCCAGGATACTTGGACATGTCTGTAGTTCCTGGTATAAGTGCGCACCCAGAACCAAGACATGATACTTTGATTCCAATGGATGGCTACCAGCACTGGGCTCTATCTAATGGCTGGGACGGACAGGTGTACTGTTCTAAAGAACAAACACAGTCAACACATCTTTGGAAGTCGCCCTTCCCAG ATGTTGTTCCTTTGCAACCAGAAGTGAGCTGCTACCGACGAGGCCGCAAAAAGCGAGTTCCTTACACCAAGGTCCAACTGAAGGAGCTAGAGAAAGAGTATGCAGCCAGCAAGTTCATCACCAAAGACAAGCGACGGCGAATATCTGCCGCCACTAATCTTTCCGAACGCCAGGTCACCATCTGGTTCCAGAACCGACGGGTGAAGgacaagaaatgtgtttgtaaatCTAAATCAAGCTCTCATATGCATGACACTTGA